In Malus sylvestris chromosome 15, drMalSylv7.2, whole genome shotgun sequence, a single genomic region encodes these proteins:
- the LOC126604695 gene encoding vacuolar protein sorting-associated protein 2 homolog 1-like, which produces MSFLFGKRKTPAELLRENKRMLDKSIREIERERGALQGQEKKLILEIKKSAKQGQMGAVKVMAKDLVRTRHQIEKFYKLKSQLQGVSLRIQTLKSTQAMGEAMKGVTKAMGQMNRQMNLPSLQKIMQEFERQNEKMELTTEVMGDAIDDALEGDEEEEETDELVSQVLDEIGINVNQELVNAPSAAVAAPAAKNKVPQVETAAAGADDGGIDSDLQARLDNLRRM; this is translated from the exons ATGAGTTTCCTCTTCGGCAAGCGGAAGACGCCCGCAG AACTCTTGCGGGAAAACAAGAGGATGCTGGACAAATCTATTCGagagatagagagggagagaggagctCTCCAAGGACAAGAGAAGAAACTAATTCTAGAGATTAAGAAAAGTGCCAAGCAAGGGCAGATG GGAGCTGTTAAAGTTATGGCGAAAGACCTTGTTCGAACACGACATCAGATTGAAAAGTTCTACAAGCTCAAATCTCAACTCCAGGGTGTATCTCTCAGAATTCAG ACGTTGAAATCCACACAAGCTATGGGAGAGGCAATGAAGGGAGTGACGAAGGCAATGGGCCAGATGAACAGGCAGATGAACTTGCCATCACTGCAGAAAATTATGCAAGAATTTGAGAGGCAGAATGAGAAGATGGAATTGACAACTGAGGTGATGGGCGATGCTATTGATGATGCGCTGGAaggagatgaggaagaggaggaaacCGACGAACTAGTGAGCCAAGTTCTTGATGAGATTGGAATTAACGTCAACCAAGAG CTTGTTAATGCACCATCGGCTGCTGTTGCTGCACCGGCTGCGAAGAACAAAGTTCCACAAGTGGAAACAGCAGCAGCCGGAGCCGATGACGGTGGGATAGATAGTGATTTACAGGCGAGGCTAGACAATTTAAGAAGGATGTAG
- the LOC126604696 gene encoding RING-H2 finger protein ATL16-like yields MGYKLYTIQSPISQPPPPPPSPKTNLSMLYYGLIVFGTAGIILAMYNLIFIKWTSRRHGQSPASRPSNSLVDLSRTRRSRSFENLGSFRYQKKEGSTTKEENSVECAVCLSVFEDGEEIRKLPTCKHSFHAPCIDMWLYSHSDCPLCRTPVPVSSWCHPQLTTTPEDNSREGLLV; encoded by the coding sequence ATGGGTTACAAGCTCTACACAATACAAAGCCCCATTTCACAGCCGCCACCGCCTCCTCCGTCACCAAAAACCAACTTATCCATGCTGTATTACGGCCTCATAGTCTTTGGAACAGCTGGCATAATCCTAGCCATGTACAACCTTATCTTCATCAAATGGACCTCGAGGCGCCACGGCCAGTCTCCGGCGTCAAGACCATCAAACAGTTTGGTTGATCTCTCAAGAACAAGGAGGAGTAGGAGCTTTGAGAACTTGGGCAGCTTCAGGTACCAGAAGAAAGAGGGATCAAcgacaaaagaagaaaattctgTTGAATGTGCTGTTTGTTTGTCAGTTTTTGAGGATGGAGAAGAAATAAGAAAGCTGCCTACTTGCAAGCACTCTTTTCATGCTCCTTGCATAGACATGTGGCTCTACTCTCACTCTGACTGCCCGCTCTGTCGCACGCCCGTGCCCGTCAGCTCGTGGTGTCATCCGCAGCTGACGACTACGCCGGAGGACAATTCCAGAGAAGGCCTGCTAGTCTGA
- the LOC126602732 gene encoding F-box protein At5g49610-like — translation MDKMDAKNISREPEPEPESESKSHSVDLMASSSLPSLPSEIWFDQILTRTSLESLGRCRLVSKEWNHITYDSRFWQFLCERSSTVSGFLVENRVKYGKTLQTFVSVDNKANKNLTHSVMDFMPVPVRIEAVSRQGLVFCMSENNYQLFVCKPTTRQWEKLPNPKNRYFTSTTAIVVLSSKPLRYKIIQISRAQYPFSKAKSTQYFKWRFEVFDSNTWAWRQLKDVSLPYSICLYGFNRRYISVCGGFYWRLADNKIFAFHYEDDKESWERFDLPQPVRDCEGLSYNRLVEYQGRLGLISIYRESMDLWVMEDHEKKVWRKIRRLSMEGLKEVEGYCPPPVAFCSSDIALLKGHEKLIFYNFRDSSSNVVRLGFDPSEVFKLQSDSERVHLRGTCL, via the exons ATGGATAAGATGGACGCCAAAAATATCAGTAGAGAACCCGAACCCGAACCCGAATCCGAATCCAAATCCCATTCAGTCGATTTAATGGCCTCGTCATCACTACCATCCCTTCCTTCAGAAATATGGTTTGATCAGATTCTAACACGAACATCGCTCGAAAGTCTAGGCCGGTGTAGGCTGGTTTCAAAGGAGTGGAATCACATCACGTATGACTCAAGGTTCTGGCAATTTCTTTGCGAGAGAAGTAGCACAGTTTCGGGGTTTCTAGTCGAGAATCGGGTCAAATATGGGAAAACTTTACAAACGTTCGTGTCTGTTGATAATAAGgcaaacaaaaatttgacaCACTCAGTTATGGACTTCATGCCTGTCCCAGTGCGCATTGAAGCTGTGAGTCGTCAAGGTCTAGTGTTTTGTATGAGCGAAAATAATTACCAACTTTTTGTCTGCAAACCTACCACTAGACAATGGGAAAAGTTACCGAATCCAAAGAACAGGTATTTCACTTCGACGACTGCCATAGTTGTGTTAAGTTCAAAGCCTCTAAGGTACAAGATTATTCAGATTTCAAGAGCCCAGTATCCCTTCTCCAAGGCCAAGTCAACACAGTACTTCAAGTGGAGATTTGAGGTGTTTGATTCAAACACTTGGGCGTGGAGGCAGTTGAAGGATGTAAGCTTACCTTATTCTATTTGTTTATACGGCTTTAACCGGCGCTACATATCAGTATGTGGTGGATTCTATTGGCGATTAGCGGACAACAAAATATTTGCTTTTCATTATGAAGATGATAAAGAGAGTTGGGAACGATTTGATTTACCACAGCCGGTGAGGGATTGTGAGGGTTTAAGTTACAATCGACTTGTGGAGTACCAAGGCCGGCTTGGATTGATTTCAATCTATAGGGAGTCCATGGACCTGTGGGTTATGGAAGATCATGAAAAAAAAGTATGGAGAAAGATACGGAGATTGAGCATGGAAGGGCTTAAAGAAGTGGAGGGCTATTGTCCTCCCCCTGTTGCATTTTGCAGCAGTGATATTGCACTTCTGAAAGGGCACGAAAAACTCATATTTTACAATTTTCGAGATTCTAGTTCTAATGTAGTGAGATTAGGGTTTGATCCTAGTGAAGTTTTCAAACTGCAATCGGATTCTGAGAGAGTTCATTTGAGGGGTACCT GTTTATAA